One segment of Tepidibacillus fermentans DNA contains the following:
- the bioF gene encoding 8-amino-7-oxononanoate synthase, which yields MNTKWVEDELKVIKEKGLYRQLKTIETPPEPRIKIRGKELLLLSSNNYLGLASDDRLIQSATEVLQSFGVGSGGARLTTGNTIWHDQLEKRVATFKKAESALLFSSGYLANVGVLSSVAGEGDVILSDELNHASIVDGCRLSKAKTIIYHHKSMNDLEEKLRMTSVFKKKFIVTDGVFSMDGDLAPLPEIVALARKYNAYVIMDDAHGTGVLGEHGRGTAEHFNLEHEIDLVIGTFSKAVGTEGAYVAGKEVWIQYLRNKARSFIFQTAMAPSIAAATITSIDIIEQNQQLRQHLLRLGKMLRKQLKLLGFRVDDGITPIIPVIIGEAKLAVEFAKELEEQGIFAPAIRPPTVPIGQCRIRISLMASHTEEQIGEVIEVFQRVGQSLGVIQ from the coding sequence TTGAATACGAAGTGGGTCGAAGATGAACTAAAAGTTATAAAAGAAAAGGGGTTATACCGACAATTAAAAACGATTGAGACACCTCCAGAACCTAGGATTAAAATAAGAGGAAAAGAATTGCTGCTTCTATCTTCGAACAATTACTTGGGGCTTGCTTCGGATGATCGATTAATTCAGAGTGCTACAGAAGTACTTCAATCTTTTGGAGTAGGAAGTGGTGGCGCAAGATTAACAACGGGGAATACCATTTGGCATGATCAACTTGAAAAAAGAGTAGCGACGTTTAAAAAAGCAGAAAGTGCCTTATTATTTTCCAGTGGTTATCTGGCTAATGTTGGTGTTTTATCAAGTGTTGCTGGAGAAGGAGATGTTATTCTTAGCGATGAATTAAATCACGCGAGTATCGTAGATGGTTGTCGACTTAGTAAAGCAAAAACAATAATTTACCATCATAAAAGTATGAATGATCTTGAAGAGAAGCTACGTATGACAAGCGTTTTCAAAAAAAAGTTTATTGTTACTGATGGTGTTTTTAGCATGGATGGAGATTTGGCTCCATTGCCAGAGATAGTAGCATTAGCTAGAAAATATAATGCTTATGTGATCATGGATGATGCGCATGGCACAGGCGTGCTTGGCGAACACGGAAGAGGTACCGCTGAACATTTTAATTTAGAGCATGAGATTGATCTAGTGATTGGAACCTTTAGTAAAGCGGTTGGGACAGAGGGAGCTTACGTCGCAGGAAAAGAAGTTTGGATTCAATATCTTAGAAATAAGGCAAGATCCTTTATTTTTCAAACAGCAATGGCACCAAGTATTGCCGCTGCCACAATCACTTCAATTGATATTATTGAACAAAACCAACAATTACGCCAGCATCTTCTTCGACTAGGTAAAATGCTCCGAAAACAGTTAAAACTTTTAGGGTTTCGGGTTGATGATGGGATTACTCCTATTATTCCAGTGATAATCGGTGAAGCTAAACTTGCTGTCGAGTTTGCAAAAGAGCTAGAAGAACAAGGTATTTTTGCACCAGCCATCCGACCACCGACAGTGCCAATTGGCCAGTGTCGAATTCGAATTTCACTAATGGCCAGTCACACTGAAGAACAAATAGGAGAGGTTATAGAAGTGTTTCAACGAGTAGGCCAAAGCTTAGGAGTGATTCAATGA
- the bioD gene encoding dethiobiotin synthase translates to MKKGIFITGTDTDIGKTFVAAGIAAMLVDHGIDVGVFKPMLSGMKRDDPHSDAMILKTMSKDTNSLECINPFQFDAPLAPYIAQQLEGRTIKKQDVIDKWDQVKVTHDFFIVEGAGGLAVPYGENYLVSDLAVEIKLPLVIVARPNLGTVNHTCLTVEYARQKGLDVLGVIINGLKQNEAGEAEKTNPKLIEQFCRVPVLGVIPWVDTIDRSTIIKIMNQNLQLNYFL, encoded by the coding sequence ATGAAAAAAGGCATTTTTATAACGGGTACAGATACAGATATCGGGAAGACATTTGTTGCTGCAGGTATTGCTGCAATGTTAGTTGATCATGGAATTGACGTCGGCGTTTTTAAGCCAATGTTGAGTGGAATGAAGCGAGACGATCCGCACAGTGATGCGATGATCTTAAAAACAATGTCCAAAGATACCAACTCTCTAGAATGCATTAACCCTTTTCAATTTGATGCACCTTTAGCGCCCTATATTGCCCAACAATTAGAAGGAAGAACTATAAAGAAACAGGATGTTATCGATAAATGGGACCAAGTGAAAGTGACCCACGACTTTTTTATAGTAGAGGGAGCTGGGGGTCTAGCTGTTCCTTATGGTGAGAACTATTTGGTAAGTGATCTAGCTGTTGAAATAAAATTACCACTGGTAATTGTGGCTAGACCTAATTTAGGAACAGTCAATCATACCTGTTTGACAGTTGAATATGCTAGACAAAAAGGATTAGATGTTCTAGGAGTCATTATTAATGGATTAAAACAAAATGAAGCTGGAGAAGCTGAAAAGACAAATCCCAAATTGATTGAACAATTTTGTCGGGTTCCAGTGCTAGGTGTTATTCCTTGGGTGGATACGATTGATCGTAGTACAATCATCAAGATAATGAATCAAAATCTTCAACTGAACTATTTCCTTTAG
- a CDS encoding NCS2 family permease yields the protein MERTLNVPPKAKVGMNNSLLDRFFHLSENKTSVRTELLAGVTTFLTMAYILIVNPLFLGKEAGMGVGSVFVATAVASAIGTLLMGLLANYPIALAPGMGLNAYFTFAVVLGMKVPWQTALGAVFLSGLIFFLLTLTKVREAIINAIPSGLKLAVSTGIGLFIAFIGFKNAGIIVADPEGTFVTLTHDLGNPNILLTIFGLIITLFFMIKKVKGGIFYGMIVTAIVGWIFGIVKTPTAIFSMPPSIAPTFLQLDIMGAINMGFLTIVFSFLFVDLFDNIGTLVGVMNQAGFLKDNKIPRASRALFADSIATMVGSLFGTSTVTSYIESSAGVAAGGRTGLTAVFTSMMFIVALFFYPLVEAVAGVAAITSPALIIVGILMVASLKEIEWKQLDEAVPAFLTMLMMPLTFSIATGISVGFVTYPLVKIFAGKAKEVHPIMYVLGILFVLRFIFL from the coding sequence ATGGAACGTACATTAAATGTTCCACCGAAGGCAAAGGTCGGTATGAATAATTCTTTGTTAGATCGTTTTTTTCATCTTTCAGAAAACAAAACCAGCGTTCGTACTGAATTACTTGCTGGAGTTACTACATTTTTAACGATGGCCTACATTTTGATTGTTAACCCACTGTTCTTAGGAAAAGAAGCAGGAATGGGAGTAGGTTCAGTATTCGTCGCAACAGCAGTAGCTTCTGCCATTGGAACTTTATTAATGGGGCTTTTAGCGAACTATCCTATTGCCCTTGCACCAGGAATGGGTTTAAATGCATATTTTACGTTTGCTGTTGTCTTGGGAATGAAGGTTCCTTGGCAAACTGCACTTGGAGCTGTTTTTCTATCTGGTCTTATCTTTTTTCTTTTAACACTGACGAAGGTGCGGGAAGCGATTATTAATGCGATTCCTTCTGGTTTAAAATTAGCGGTTTCTACTGGTATTGGACTTTTTATTGCGTTTATTGGATTTAAAAATGCAGGAATTATCGTAGCAGATCCAGAAGGTACATTTGTGACCTTAACTCATGATTTAGGAAATCCAAATATATTATTAACAATTTTTGGTTTAATCATAACTTTATTCTTTATGATTAAAAAAGTAAAAGGTGGTATTTTTTATGGAATGATTGTGACAGCAATTGTAGGTTGGATTTTTGGAATTGTAAAAACACCTACGGCCATTTTTTCTATGCCACCTTCAATTGCTCCTACTTTTCTCCAATTAGATATCATGGGTGCAATAAATATGGGATTTTTAACAATCGTCTTTTCATTCCTATTTGTTGACTTATTTGATAATATTGGAACGCTTGTAGGGGTTATGAATCAAGCTGGTTTCTTAAAGGATAACAAAATACCAAGAGCAAGTCGGGCGCTATTCGCTGATTCAATTGCAACGATGGTAGGTTCTTTATTTGGTACCTCTACTGTTACTTCTTATATTGAATCGTCAGCAGGTGTAGCAGCTGGAGGGCGTACAGGATTAACAGCAGTATTTACTTCAATGATGTTTATTGTTGCTTTATTTTTCTACCCGTTAGTTGAAGCTGTTGCAGGAGTGGCAGCCATTACTTCTCCAGCATTAATTATTGTGGGGATTTTGATGGTAGCTAGCTTAAAAGAAATTGAATGGAAACAACTAGACGAAGCAGTGCCAGCGTTTTTAACAATGCTGATGATGCCATTAACATTCAGTATTGCAACAGGTATTAGTGTGGGATTTGTAACTTATCCATTAGTAAAAATCTTTGCTGGAAAAGCTAAAGAAGTTCATCCGATTATGTATGTACTCGGTATACTATTTGTTTTACGTTTTATCTTCTTATAA
- the guaA gene encoding glutamine-hydrolyzing GMP synthase, with translation MEKPNEMVVVLDFGGQYNQLIARRIRELGVYSELIPFDTSVEKIREMNPKGIVFSGGPASVYVEDAPIVDPKIYELGIPILGICYGMQLMTHQLKGKVERANVREYGKANIEVKNDSPLYKGLKKTQQVWMSHSDLVVEPPFGFQIDASTDHAPIAAMSHQDKKFYAVQFHPEVQHSIYGMEMLKNFLFDVCKVEKNWSMETFIEEKIKEIRETVGDKKVLCALSGGVDSSVVAVLVHKAIGDQLTCMFVDHGLLRKGEAESVMETFGEKFNMNVIKIDAKDRFLAKLEGVSDPEQKRKIIGNEFIRVFEEESQKLGEFDFLAQGTLYTDIIESGTKTAQTIKSHHNVGGLPEDIQFQLIEPLNTLFKDEVRKVGTELGIPDEIVWRQPFPGPGLAIRVLGEVTEDKLEIVRESDYILRDEIKKAGLDREIWQYFTVLPDVRSVGVMGDIRTYAYTVAIRAVTSIDGMTADWARIPYDVLEKISNRIVNEVEGINRIVLDITSKPPATIEWE, from the coding sequence GTGGAAAAACCAAATGAAATGGTCGTTGTTCTAGATTTTGGTGGACAATATAATCAATTGATTGCACGTAGAATTCGCGAACTAGGTGTGTATAGTGAATTGATTCCTTTTGATACTTCTGTCGAAAAAATTAGAGAAATGAATCCAAAAGGAATTGTATTTTCTGGTGGACCAGCTAGTGTTTATGTTGAAGATGCACCCATTGTAGATCCGAAAATCTATGAATTAGGAATTCCGATTCTCGGTATTTGTTATGGGATGCAATTAATGACTCATCAATTAAAAGGGAAAGTGGAACGAGCAAATGTTAGGGAATATGGGAAAGCAAATATAGAAGTGAAAAATGATTCTCCTTTATACAAAGGCCTTAAAAAGACTCAACAAGTATGGATGAGTCACTCCGATTTAGTCGTAGAACCACCGTTTGGTTTTCAAATTGATGCAAGTACTGACCATGCTCCAATTGCTGCTATGAGCCACCAAGATAAAAAATTTTATGCAGTACAATTTCATCCGGAAGTACAACATTCCATTTATGGGATGGAGATGTTGAAAAATTTCCTATTTGATGTTTGTAAAGTAGAAAAAAACTGGTCAATGGAGACCTTTATTGAGGAGAAAATAAAGGAAATCCGTGAAACCGTTGGTGATAAAAAAGTATTGTGTGCGTTAAGCGGGGGTGTTGACTCCTCTGTTGTAGCAGTACTTGTACACAAGGCAATTGGTGACCAATTAACCTGTATGTTTGTTGATCATGGATTACTTCGAAAAGGCGAAGCAGAGAGTGTGATGGAAACCTTTGGTGAAAAATTCAACATGAATGTGATCAAAATTGATGCCAAAGATCGCTTTCTTGCCAAGCTAGAGGGTGTAAGTGATCCGGAACAAAAACGTAAGATTATAGGAAATGAATTTATCCGTGTTTTTGAGGAGGAATCTCAAAAACTAGGGGAATTTGATTTCTTAGCTCAAGGGACCCTTTATACCGATATTATTGAAAGTGGAACGAAAACAGCCCAAACCATTAAATCCCACCATAATGTTGGTGGGTTACCAGAGGATATCCAATTCCAATTAATCGAACCATTAAATACGTTATTTAAAGATGAAGTAAGAAAAGTTGGAACCGAATTAGGGATTCCAGATGAAATTGTTTGGCGTCAACCCTTCCCTGGTCCTGGATTGGCTATTCGCGTTCTAGGTGAAGTTACGGAAGATAAATTAGAAATTGTTCGTGAATCTGATTATATTCTTCGAGATGAAATAAAAAAAGCGGGACTAGATCGAGAAATATGGCAATATTTTACAGTCTTGCCTGACGTTCGTAGTGTAGGCGTTATGGGAGATATCAGGACTTATGCTTATACCGTTGCAATTCGCGCCGTAACATCAATCGATGGAATGACGGCAGATTGGGCAAGAATACCATATGACGTTTTAGAAAAAATATCGAATCGTATCGTTAATGAAGTAGAGGGAATTAATCGTATCGTTTTAGACATTACATCAAAGCCACCTGCGACGATTGAATGGGAATAA
- the groL gene encoding chaperonin GroEL (60 kDa chaperone family; promotes refolding of misfolded polypeptides especially under stressful conditions; forms two stacked rings of heptamers to form a barrel-shaped 14mer; ends can be capped by GroES; misfolded proteins enter the barrel where they are refolded when GroES binds), with product MAKQIIFGEEARRAMLRGVDALANAVKVTLGPKGRNVVLEKKFGSPLITNDGVTIAKEIELEDPFENMGAQLVKEVATKTNDVAGDGTTTATVLAQALIREGLKNVTAGANPMVIRKGIEKAVNAAVEEIKRIAKPIEGKASIAQVASISAADEEVGQLIAEAMEKVGNDGVITVEESKGFVTELEVVEGMQFDRGYISPYMITDTDKMEALLEDPFILITDKKITSIQEILPVLEKVVQQGRPLLIIAEDLEGEALATLVVNKLRGTFTAVAVKAPGFGDRRKAMLQDIAILTGGEVITEELGLDLKTTTIDQLGRARQVRVTKENTIIVDGNGDKAQIAARVNQIRQQLEETTSEFDREKLQERLAKLAGGVAVIKVGAATETELKEKKLRIEDALNSTRAAVEEGIVSGGGTALVNVIAAVDKVQATGDEKTGVDIVKRALEEPVRQIANNAGLEGSVIVERLKKEDIGIGFNAATGEWVNMIQAGIVDPAKVTRSALQNAASVAAMFLTTESIVADKPEPEKANPGMPDMGGMGMM from the coding sequence ATGGCGAAACAAATTATCTTTGGTGAAGAAGCTCGTCGTGCGATGTTACGTGGGGTAGACGCTTTAGCAAACGCTGTAAAAGTAACACTAGGACCAAAAGGACGTAACGTTGTATTAGAAAAGAAATTCGGTTCACCATTAATTACAAATGACGGTGTTACCATTGCAAAAGAAATCGAGTTAGAAGACCCATTTGAAAACATGGGGGCTCAATTAGTAAAAGAAGTAGCAACGAAAACAAACGATGTAGCTGGAGACGGAACAACCACGGCTACTGTTTTAGCCCAAGCATTAATTCGTGAAGGTTTAAAGAACGTAACTGCTGGAGCAAACCCAATGGTTATTCGCAAAGGGATTGAAAAAGCAGTAAATGCTGCAGTTGAAGAAATTAAGCGAATTGCAAAGCCAATCGAAGGAAAAGCATCCATTGCTCAAGTTGCTTCTATCTCTGCTGCAGATGAAGAAGTAGGACAATTAATTGCTGAAGCAATGGAGAAAGTAGGTAATGATGGAGTTATTACCGTAGAAGAGTCTAAAGGTTTTGTTACTGAATTAGAAGTAGTAGAAGGTATGCAATTCGACCGTGGATATATTTCTCCATACATGATTACTGATACCGATAAAATGGAAGCTCTGTTAGAAGATCCATTTATCTTAATTACAGATAAGAAGATTACAAGTATCCAAGAAATCTTACCTGTTCTTGAAAAAGTCGTACAACAAGGTCGTCCACTTTTAATCATCGCTGAAGATTTAGAAGGGGAAGCTTTAGCTACATTAGTAGTAAACAAACTACGCGGTACTTTCACTGCAGTAGCTGTAAAAGCACCTGGATTCGGTGATCGTCGTAAAGCTATGTTACAAGATATTGCAATCTTAACAGGTGGTGAAGTAATCACTGAAGAACTAGGTCTTGATCTTAAGACTACCACAATTGATCAATTAGGTCGTGCACGTCAAGTACGTGTAACCAAAGAAAACACCATAATTGTTGATGGAAATGGTGACAAAGCACAAATCGCAGCTCGTGTCAACCAAATCCGTCAACAATTAGAAGAAACCACTTCCGAATTTGACCGTGAAAAACTACAAGAGCGTTTAGCGAAATTAGCTGGTGGAGTAGCTGTTATTAAAGTGGGTGCGGCTACTGAAACTGAATTAAAAGAGAAAAAACTTCGCATTGAAGATGCATTGAACTCTACTCGTGCTGCTGTTGAAGAAGGTATCGTTTCTGGTGGTGGTACAGCACTTGTAAATGTTATCGCAGCAGTTGATAAAGTTCAAGCTACTGGCGATGAAAAAACAGGTGTTGACATTGTAAAACGCGCTTTAGAAGAGCCAGTTCGTCAAATCGCTAACAATGCAGGTTTAGAAGGTTCTGTGATTGTTGAGCGTTTGAAAAAAGAAGATATTGGCATTGGTTTCAACGCTGCTACTGGTGAATGGGTAAACATGATCCAAGCTGGTATCGTTGACCCAGCAAAAGTAACTCGTTCTGCATTACAAAATGCTGCATCTGTTGCTGCTATGTTCTTAACCACAGAATCAATCGTCGCTGACAAGCCAGAACCAGAAAAAGCAAACCCAGGAATGCCTGACATGGGCGGAATGGGAATGATGTAA
- the groES gene encoding co-chaperone GroES has translation MKMIKPVGDRVVIEPIEKEQTTASGIVLPDTAKEKPQEGRVIAVGSRRNEKGEREPLDVKEGDRVIYSKYAGTELKYQDKEYLIMRESDILAIIE, from the coding sequence GTGAAGATGATTAAACCAGTTGGTGATCGTGTCGTTATTGAACCAATTGAAAAAGAACAAACTACTGCTAGCGGAATTGTTCTACCAGATACTGCGAAAGAAAAGCCACAAGAAGGCCGTGTTATTGCAGTAGGTAGCCGTCGCAATGAAAAAGGAGAACGGGAACCATTAGATGTTAAAGAAGGAGATCGTGTCATCTATTCCAAATACGCAGGAACAGAATTAAAATATCAAGATAAAGAATACTTAATCATGCGTGAAAGCGATATTCTTGCCATCATTGAATAG